The Muribaculum intestinale genome includes the window AACCGCTTTCCGACATTCTGATTAATGTAAGTCGGCGATATGGAGTCGACCTTAAAATCGAGAGTGGCGTAGACACGTCATTCTGTCTTTCGGTGACCATGGGTGGGGAATCGCTTGAGAGTATAATGGGCGTTCTGTCATATCTGTCGCCGATTGCATATGAAATCAGGGGCAATACCCTGTATGTCAGTGCTGAATAATTTGATATCCAGTTTGCGCAACTGCAATATAAATCTACCAATCTATTAAATTCTTCACTAAATCTATCATGCCATCACACTTCACAATTAAAAGTATTTCACGGCGGATGCTTTGGGTGATGCTTCTATGCTCAATTGCCACGTTAAGTCTGTCGGCGCAGCCGGCCGGCATAAGTGTAAGCGTAAAAGATGTCACAGTCAAAGAACTGCTGAAGCAGATTGAGGCTCAGAGCGGCTATACCTTTGCATATGCCAACTCTCAGATTCCACTCGACAGGCGTGTATCGGTCAATGCAGTCGACATGTCGGTCGAGGCCATTATTGCCGAGGTAATGCCTGAAGTATCTGTACGAACCGAAGACAAGAAAATATTGCTTTCGCCAAGAAAGAAGAATAAAGATAATAAGAAGGAAAAAGAAAATATGCGGCAGACTGTCACCGGCACAGTCTATGATGAAAACGGAGAGCCTGTAATCGGCGCTACTGTCATGCAGCGCAACACATCGAATGCGGTTACTACCGACATCGACGGTCACTTTACAATTAATGTCGGCGGTTCAGAGCCTACAATCAGGGTCAGCTATATAGGCTACACTCCTTCTGAAGTAAAGGCAATAGTTGGAAAACCAATGAAAATCAAGCTGAAAGGGTCGGGTATCAATCTTGATGAGGTAGTAGTGACAGCGCTCGGTATAACCCGCGAGCAGAAATCCCTTGGATATGCCGTGTCAAAGGTGAGCTCCGATGAGCTCAACAATAGCGTCAGCGGCAACTGGCTAAATAATCTCAACGGCAAAGTCGCAGGACTCAGTACGGTTGGCGGCGCCTCTGGCCCGACCGGCTCGATGCGTGTGGTGTTGCGTGGTGACCAGTCGCTCAACTATGGCTCTAACGAGGCCCTGTTTGTAGTAGACGGTGTACCTGTCTCGTCGGGCGACGTCGGTACAGGAAGCGGCGGTATGAGCAATACCGACGCGACAGTAGACTTCGGCAACGGTGCGTCGGAAATAAATCCCGAGGATGTAGAGTCGGTGTCTGTACTCAAGGGTCCGGCCGCTACCGCTCTATATGGGTCGCGCGCGGCCAACGGAGCCATAGTGATAACCACTAAAAGCGGACGCGATACAAAGGGTGTTGGTGTCACCGTAAATTCGTCGGTGACATTTGAAAAGGCCATGAGATTTCCGAAGTTCCAGAAAGTATATGGTCCGGGCAATGACAATGGATACAAGCCGTTTGCTGCATGGAACTTCAGTAAGACAGAAGCTCCCGAGGGTTTCGAGAGCGGGCGTAATGCTTCCCGATACTCATATGGCGAGGCTTTCGGCTACGGCAAGCTACGCAACCAGTTCAACTCATACAATTGGCTGACGGGGG containing:
- a CDS encoding carboxypeptidase-like regulatory domain-containing protein, which encodes MPSHFTIKSISRRMLWVMLLCSIATLSLSAQPAGISVSVKDVTVKELLKQIEAQSGYTFAYANSQIPLDRRVSVNAVDMSVEAIIAEVMPEVSVRTEDKKILLSPRKKNKDNKKEKENMRQTVTGTVYDENGEPVIGATVMQRNTSNAVTTDIDGHFTINVGGSEPTIRVSYIGYTPSEVKAIVGKPMKIKLKGSGINLDEVVVTALGITREQKSLGYAVSKVSSDELNNSVSGNWLNNLNGKVAGLSTVGGASGPTGSMRVVLRGDQSLNYGSNEALFVVDGVPVSSGDVGTGSGGMSNTDATVDFGNGASEINPEDVESVSVLKGPAATALYGSRAANGAIVITTKSGRDTKGVGVTVNSSVTFEKAMRFPKFQKVYGPGNDNGYKPFAAWNFSKTEAPEGFESGRNASRYSYGEAFGYGKLRNQFNSYNWLTGEYTLTPFEYADDWYSGIYETGTTYKNNVTLTSNNGKGTSARVLITDTRNSWIMPNTGYQNQTVSASFSTKMGKWVKFNAKVNYLHKTSDNTPVTGYSTSSPTYYIVWGLTSNSMRLYKDEYFSGRVNSANYNGGCKDGLGMVNSLGNSQPGNPYHQLYEATNSINKSRVYGAMNLTIIIPGKRPDS